In Cucurbita pepo subsp. pepo cultivar mu-cu-16 chromosome LG04, ASM280686v2, whole genome shotgun sequence, the following are encoded in one genomic region:
- the LOC111792846 gene encoding probable sucrose-phosphate synthase 1, whose translation MAGNDWINSYLEAILDVGPGIDEAKSAKPSPSLLLRERGHFSPTRYFVEEVITGFDESDLYRSWVKAAATRSPQERNTRLENMCWRIWNLARQKKQLEGEEAQRMAKRRLEREKGRREATADMSEDLSEGEKGEVVGDTPVHGDSAKTRLPRISSVDAMEVWASQQKGKKLYIVLVSLHGLIRGDNMELGRDSDTGGQVKYVVELARALGSMPGVYRVDLLTRQVSSPDVDWSYAEPTEMLAPTSSEGLVGEMGESSGAYIIRIPFGPRDKYIPKELLWPHIPEFVDGALSHVIQMSKVLGEQIGGGNPVWPVAIHGHYADAGDSAALLSGALNVPMLFTGHSLGRDKLEQLLKQGRLSRDEINSTYKIMRRIEAEELALDASEIIITSTRQEIEEQWRLYDGFDPILERKLRARIKRNVSCYGRFMPRMAVIPPGMEFHHIVPLEGDMDVETEGSEEHPALSDPPIWFEIMRFFTNPRKPMILALARPDPKKNITTLVKAFGECRPLRELANLTLIMGNREGIDEMSSTNASVLLSVLKLIDKYDLYGQVAYPKHHKQADVPDIYRLAAKTKGVFINPAFIEPFGLTLIEAAAHGLPIVATKNGGPVDIHRVLDNGLLIDPHDQQSIADALLKLVADKHLWARCRQNGLKNIHLFSWPEHCKTYLSRIASCKPRYPHWQRNEDEDDNSESGSPGDSWRDIQDISLNLKFSLDGEKNSGTDRSLESEGNAADRTNKLENAVLSWSKGVSKDTRKSVVEKADQNANVGKFPALRRRKHLFVIAVDCDSIAGLVDTTRKLFGAVDKERNEGTIGFILSTSLTISEVNSFLVSGGYHANDFDAFICNSGSDLYYSSTNLEDDPFVVDFYYHSHIEYRWGGEGLRKTLVKWASSVSDKNTNTEEKIVTSAEQLSTNYCYTFNVRKPDAIPVVKELRKSLRIQALRCHAVYSQNGTRLNIIPVLASRSQALRYLYVRWGTELSKMVVFVGESGDTDYEGLLGGVHKSVVLKGVCNGAANQLHANRSYPLSDVVPVDSANIAQASEEASSADIRASLETIGLLKG comes from the exons ATGGCTGGAAATGATTGGATTAATAGCTATTTGGAGGCAATTCTGGACGTTGGACCTGGTATAGATGAAGCCAAGTCTGCCAAGCCATCGCCGTCGCTGCTTCTCCGAGAGAGAGGACATTTCAGTCCCACTCGGTATTTCGTCGAGGAGGTCATCACCGGCTTCGACGAGAGCGATCTATACCGCTCATGGGTTAAG GCTGCAGCCACCCGAAGTCCCCAGGAGAGGAATACTAGATTGGAGAATATGTGCTGGAGGATTTGGAACTTAGCTCGTCAAAAGAAGCAG CTTGAAGGAGAGGAAGCCCAGAGGATGGCTAAACGTCGTCTTGAACGCGAAAAAGGTCGAAGAGAAGCAACAGCTGATATGTCTGAAGATTTATCAGAGGGAGAGAAAGGAGAAGTGGTCGGTGATACACCGGTTCATGGAGACAGCGCCAAAACACGTTTGCCGAGAATCAGCTCTGTTGATGCAATGGAGGTGTGGGCTAGTcaacaaaagggaaaaaagctATATATTGTATTAGTGAG CCTTCATGGTCTGATAAGGGGGGATAACATGGAGCTTGGCCGTGATTCTGATACTGGTGGTCAG GTTAAGTATGTAGTGGAACTTGCTAGGGCCTTGGGATCAATGCCTGGAGTGTATCGGGTAGATTTGCTCACTAGACAAGTATCATCCCCAGATGTAGATTGGAGCTATGCAGAACCTACAGAAATGCTGGCTCCGACTAGTTCAGAAGGCTTGGTAGGTGAGATGGGCGAGAGCAGTGGTGCCTATATTATTCGTATACCGTTTGGTCCAAGAGATAAATATATTCCTAAAGAACTTCTGTGGCCTCACATCCCTGAATTTGTTGACGGTGCACTTAGCCATGTCATCCAGATGTCTAAAGTTCTTGGTGAGCAGATTGGTGGGGGAAATCCAGTCTGGCCAGTTGCAATCCATGGGCATTATGCTGATGCGGGGGATTCTGCTGCACTGCTCTCTGGTGCTTTAAATGTTCCAATGCTTTTTACTGGCCACTCATTAGGTCGGGATAAATTGGAGCAATTACTAAAACAGGGTCGATTGTCAAGGGATGAGATAAATTCAACATACAAAATAATGCGGCGGATAGAGGCTGAAGAATTAGCCCTCGATGCCTCTGAAATAATTATTACTAGTACTAGACAGGAAATTGAAGAGCAATGGAGATTGTATGATGGGTTTGATCCAATCTTGGAACGAAAACTACGTGCTAGGATCAAGCGTAACGTGAGTTGTTACGGCAGATTCATGCCTCGAATGGCG GTAATTCCCCCTGGGATGGAGTTCCATCATATTGTTCCTCTTGAAGGTGATATGGACGTTGAGACAGAAGGAAGTGAGGAACACCCTGCTTTGTCAGATCCACCTATCTGGTTTGag ATAATGCGGTTCTTCACTAATCCTCGTAAGCCTATGATTCTTGCCCTTGCTAGACCAGATCCAAAGAAGAACATCACAACCTTGGTCAAAGCATTTGGAGAATGTCGGCCACTTAGGGAGCTTGCAAACCTT ACGCTAATTATGGGTAACAGAGAAGGAATTGATGAAATGTCAAGTACAAATGCATCTGTTCTTCTCTCAGTGCTTAAACTTATTGACAAATATGATTTGTATGGACAAGTGGCGTACCCTAAACATCACAAACAAGCTGATGTTCCTGACATATACCGTCTGGCAGCAAAAACCAAG GGTGTTTTTATAAATCCAGCATTCATTGAGCCATTTGGACTCACTCTTATTGAG GCGGCAGCTCATGGTTTACCTATTGTTGCCACAAAAAATGGAGGCCCTGTTGATATACATCGG GTGCTCGACAATGGTCTTCTTATTGATCCACACGATCAACAGTCTATCGCTGATGCTCTTCTGAAGCTTGTTGCAGACAAGCACCTCTGGGCTAGATGCCGGCAAAATGGTTTGAAGAATATTCACCTATTTTCATGGCCAGAGCATTGTAAGACATATCTATCAAGAATTGCTAGTTGCAAACCGAGGTATCCACATTGgcaaagaaatgaagatgaagatgataaCTCAGAATCAGGTTCACCCGGTGATTCGTGGAGAGATATACAAGACATTTCTCTAAACCTGAAGTTTTCATTAGATGGAGAGAAGAATAGTGGAACTGATAGATCTCTTGAGTCGGAAGGAAACGCTGCTGATagaacaaataaattagagaatGCTGTATTGAGCTGGTCAAAGGGCGTTTCAAAGGATACACGAAAATCAGTCGTGGAAAAAGCTGATCAAAATGCAAATGTTGGCAAGTTTCCAGCATTAAGGAGGAGAAAACATCTCTTTGTTATTGCAGTGGATTGTGATAGTATTGCAGGTCTCGTTGATACCACGAGAAAGTTGTTTGGGGCAGTGGATAAGGAAAGGAATGAAGGCACTATAGGGTTTATTCTCTCTACATCGTTGACCATTTCTGAAGTAAATTCATTTCTGGTCTCAGGGGGCTACCACGCAAATGATTTTGATGCCTTCATTTGCAATAGTGGCAGTGATCTTTATTATTCATCCACAAATCTAGAAGATGATCCATTTGTGGTCGACTTCTATTACCATTCACACATTGAATATCGATGGGGTGGAGAAGGATTAAGGAAAACTCTAGTTAAATGGGCTTCTTCGGTTTCTGATAAGAACACTAACACGGAGGAAAAAATTGTAACTTCAGCTGAACAACTTTCAACAAATTATTGTTACACTTTTAATGTTCGGAAGCCTGATGCG ATTCCAGTAGTTAAGGAACTCAGAAAATCGCTGAGAATTCAAGCTCTGCGTTGTCATGCTGTTTATTCTCAGAATGGAACCAGGCTAAATATAATTCCTGTACTGGCATCTCGTTCCCAGGCTCTCAG GTATCTTTATGTTCGATGGGGGACGGAGCTATCAAAAATGGTTGTGTTTGTTGGAGAAAGTGGGGACACAGATTACGAAGGGTTACTTGGTGGAGTGCACAAAAGTGTGGTTCTGAAGGGCGTTTGTAACGGCGCAGCCAACCAGCTCCATGCTAATAGAAGTTACCCTCTTTCAGACGTTGTTCCAGTTGATTCTGCAAATATTGCACAAGCTTCTGAAGAGGCTAGCAGTGCTGATATTCGAGCTTCCTTGGAGACCATTGGACTTCTCAAAGGCTAG